CGCCACCACCGATGCCGCCGTTTCGTCTCCGCCTGGGCAGAGAAGCACGGTTTTACACCCGTTCCACCGCGAGGATTCCGGGCAGATACCCTTAATTGCCTCATCCCCCCAGAAGAAATGGATACGGTCGTCTTCGCCCAACGCCTCAAGCAAAATTACGGCTGGGTCATTGACGCCGGATATGGCAAATGGAAAAGCCGCCGTATCCGCATTTCCAACATGGGAGTCCTGTCTACGAAAGATATCATCCCCCTCCTGAATGACATGGAGGAATGTCTCATCCTCTGAATTTTCGGTATCCCCAACCGATATACATCCTGCCTTCTTTCTCTATTTTTCACAATTCTCAACGATTTGTGAAAATAATTCCTGATTTATTCCGTATATAGGTTATATATCTACCGTGCATCAGGGAATATCCGGTAGACTCAAGCAATTTTTCAAAATAACTATGATGAATCGAAGAGAATTCGTCCAAGGAATGGGTAAAACAGCGCTAGGGGCCTCCCTCCTGGCATCCTGCCCATGGTTTGGCGCATTTGCACAGGAGGTGGAAACCGTTGGCGAAAAAGCCCGTCTCGGTATTATAGGACCAGGATCTCGCGGCCAGTATCTGATGAGGTTTCTGGCTGCCAATCCCAAAGCCAACATCGTAGCTCTGTGTGACAACTATGCCCCTAGCATGAAGGGAGCCCTTGGCATCGCGCCCAATGCCCGCCAGTACACGGATTACCGCCAATTACTGGAAGACAAGAATGTTGATGCAGTCGTCATTGCAACGCCCCCCTACCTCCATGCCAGAATGTTGCTGGATGCTTTCGCTGCCGGAAAACACGCCTTCGTCGAAAAGGCATTCTCCATTGATCAGGAAGAAACGTATTCCATGTACCAGGCCTACAAGAACTGTGACCGGGTCATGTTTGTCGGCCACCAGCGTATGTTCGATCCTCGCTATATCAATGCCATGGACAGAATCCATGCCGGAGAGTTCGGGGCAGTACAATGCATCAGAACCTACTGGGACCGCAATACGGACTGGAAGCGTCCCGTCCCCTCGCCGGATCTGGAGCGTAAAATCAACTGGCGTCTTTACAAGGAATATTCCCGAGGACTCATGACGGAACTCGCCAGCCACCAAATCCAGGTCGGCAACTGGGCGTTACAAGCCATCCCCAACAAAATTACCGGATTTGGCGCTATTGCGGATCGTAAGGACGGCCGGGAAGTATACGATAATGTCCATGTCGTCTTCGGTTATGACAACGGCGCCAACATGAGTTTCGGCTGTACCAATTCCAATCGTTTTTATGGTTTGGAGGAACAAATCCTCTGTTCCCACGGGACGCTTGAAATGGAAAAACAGAAATACTACCCGGAAAGCGTTCCTCCCGCTCCTGCCATGCTGCGCATGATTAACAAGATGGAGAATGACCTTTTCGAGGCCGTTCCCTTTGCCAGCGGTAGTTGGGCTCCCGAAACGGCGAAGGCCAACAAGGGTGAGTATATACTCGGTAAAAAATCCCATGGAGACGGTACCCAGATGCTTCTGGAAGCCTTCGTAGAAGCTGTCATCACAGGAAAACGCGTTCCCAAGCTCATTGAGGAAGGGTACTACTCCAGCATGCTTTGCCTCCTCGGCCATCAAGCCATGGAAGAACAGCGAGTCATCGATTTCCCGGATAAATACAAGATCGACTACCTGAACCACAAAGCTCCTACCCTGGCATGAAAGAAACCGTCATCACCGGAAAACGCAAAATCCTGGAACTTTGTATCCTGGCCTGTTGCTTCATCGCGGCATTTTCCTTCAATGTTTACAGCATCACAAACTTGAACGCATCCTGGTCGGAACTGTTTACCATGTTTCCCATGGTGCTTATGCTCACCGTCGGGCTCTATGTAGCCATAATCGTCATACGTCTCATCATCAAGTCTATTATCTTTCTTCTCTTCTTTCCCTTCCGTGACAAAAAAGGGGTAAATGAAGGCCAAAACTCTTGACTCCCAAGAACCTGCAATCTGCTTTCAACAGATTGTACCTATCCACAAAAAACATGAAATTAAATAACATACTCACTGTAGCCTGTGCTCTGGCCAGCATGGGCGTAGCCTGGGCCGGAGAATGGCATCCCCTCTTTAATGGAAAGGACCTCTCCAATTGGGAACCTCTGAACGGAAAAGCGGAATTCAAAGCTCAGGATGGTAAAATTATCGGTGTCAGTACATTGCATACCCCCAATTCCTTCCTGGCTACCAAAAACACCTACAAGGACTT
This is a stretch of genomic DNA from Akkermansia sp. N21116. It encodes these proteins:
- a CDS encoding Gfo/Idh/MocA family oxidoreductase is translated as MMNRREFVQGMGKTALGASLLASCPWFGAFAQEVETVGEKARLGIIGPGSRGQYLMRFLAANPKANIVALCDNYAPSMKGALGIAPNARQYTDYRQLLEDKNVDAVVIATPPYLHARMLLDAFAAGKHAFVEKAFSIDQEETYSMYQAYKNCDRVMFVGHQRMFDPRYINAMDRIHAGEFGAVQCIRTYWDRNTDWKRPVPSPDLERKINWRLYKEYSRGLMTELASHQIQVGNWALQAIPNKITGFGAIADRKDGREVYDNVHVVFGYDNGANMSFGCTNSNRFYGLEEQILCSHGTLEMEKQKYYPESVPPAPAMLRMINKMENDLFEAVPFASGSWAPETAKANKGEYILGKKSHGDGTQMLLEAFVEAVITGKRVPKLIEEGYYSSMLCLLGHQAMEEQRVIDFPDKYKIDYLNHKAPTLA